A stretch of the Lactuca sativa cultivar Salinas chromosome 9, Lsat_Salinas_v11, whole genome shotgun sequence genome encodes the following:
- the LOC111903073 gene encoding uncharacterized protein LOC111903073: MVNDNVANYKAISKMLMQKRKKLIWTPYEAHCIDLMSEDFEKRIEEHKVTITKGRKITKFTQGKELLRPEATRFATTYLTLGRLHELKSALISFFTSEQWLTTNYERIDLGKNIKDIVMDTSRFWPSVADCLRVAHPIMKALRSVDSYSKPAMGFIYQDMVFVKEIKGSFKDVESAPYFFVYIYWYKRIFEIIDQRWYNHQNRAIHVAGYFLNPMMQYSHDFENTAWTKTRLYMCLERMCGDDNLTKTIELKFDQFTNARGIFGLSIAKLTRKEKSLFDWYILKEGIDYINKG; this comes from the exons ATGGTGAATGATAATGTAGCTAATTATAAAGCTATATCAAAAATGTTGATGCAAAAGAGGAAGAAGTTAATTTGGACACCATATGAAGCTCATTGCATTGACCTCATGTCGGAGGATTTTGAAAAAAGGATTGAAGAACATAAAGTGACAATAACAAAAGGAAGAAAGATAACAA AATTCACACAAGGGAAAGAGCTCCTAAGGCCGGAAGCAACTCGATTTGCTACTACTTATCTTACACTTGGTCGGTTGCATGAACTAAAAAGTGCATTGATCTCATTTTTTACCTCAGAACAATGGTTAACTACAAACTATGAAAGAATAGATTTAGGTAAGAACATTAAGGATATAGTTATGgacacttcaagattttggccaTCAGTTGCAGATTGTCTTAGGGTCGCGCATCCCATAATGAAGGCTCTTCGTAGTGTTGATTCGTACTCTAAACCAGCTATGGGGTTTATTTACCAAGACATGGTCTTTGTAAAGGAGATTAAAGGAAGTTTTAAAGATGTTGAATCAGCTCCATATTTCTTTGTTTATATTTATTG GTACAAACGTATTTTTGAAATTATTGATCAAAGATGGTATAATCACCAAAATAGGGCGATCCATGTGGCAGGTTATTTCTTGAATCCAATGATGCAATATAGCCATGATTTTGAGAATACAGCTTGGACCAAGACTAGATTGTATATGTGCCTTGAAAGAATGTGTGGTGATGACAACCTAACAAAGACGATTGAACTTAAATTTGATCAATTCACTAATGCAAGAGGGATTTTTGGTCTTAGTATAGCCAAGCTAACAAGGAAGGAAAAAAGTTTGTTTGATTG GTACATTCTAAAAGAAGGAATTGACTACATCAACAAAGGATGA
- the LOC111903050 gene encoding trihelix transcription factor PTL, whose amino-acid sequence MDHGRYGQPAFTTGHTRVHFNSRIPSLDSEVPFYMSQVLNPDAPPPHTFRDNPTVTPPPPPPAYSPQTGWNGFNSGINLNHGTTSYAQSTTIRWPRQETLALLEIRSRLDPCFKEATSSNHKAPLWDEISRIMNEDYGYQRSGRKCKEKFENLYKYYKKTKEGKVGKHDGKHYRFFRQLESLFGDQHDHRSINNNILIHPSSQSNNSSEHGTPSSEKNRSNRKLKEKEMIAVIEESMESQFSKLMAKQDEFGKKILCTIERKEHEREVSNEEWRKQEVARLDHECEAWASHVARIETRDECLLNALQNLLRVRSIGSSYRSMVPTENSKEINGCLGNYEKHKDWIETEICSLIRIRTEKECRFQDVNQEHGEGLWQEVAFELSLLGYSRSDSECKEIWEKICVDFNKTKMVCESMKKEDSSRTSNSMDDKEDRNSCFSATAMNIDGERSWETM is encoded by the exons ATGGACCATGGCCGGTACGGCCAGCCGGCGTTCACCACCGGCCACACAAGAGTCCATTTTAATTCAAGAATCCCTTCACTTGACTCGGAAGTACCCTTTTACATGAGTCAAGTACTAAACCCTGATGCACCACCACCTCATACTTTTCGTGACAACCCCACCGTCACTCCTCCACCACCCCCGCCTGCATACTCACCTCAAACGGGATGGAATGGCTTTAACAGCGGTATCAACCTGAACCATGGTACCACCAGTTATGCTCAGAGTACTACCATCCGATGGCCAAGACAAGAGACACTTGCACTTCTTGAGATCAGATCTCGACTTGACCCTTGTTTTAAAGAAGCCACGTCTTCAAACCATAAAGCCCCTTTGTGGGATGAAATCTCGAG GATAATGAATGAAGATTATGGGTACCAGAGAAGTGGAAGAAAATGCAAAGAAAAGTTCGAAAATTTATACAAGTATTACAAGAAGACTAAAGAAGGCAAAGTTGGAAAACATGATGGTAAACACTATCGGTTTTTTCGTCAACTCGAATCCCTCTTTGGAGATCAACATGATCACCGAAGTATCAATAACAATATCCTTATTCATCCCAGCAGCCAATCGAATAATTCTTCTGAACATGGAACACCATCGTCAGAAAAGAACCGAAGTAATCGTAAGTTGAAAGAGAAGGAAATGATAGCTGTAATTGAAGAGTCAATGGAATCACAATTCTCGAAACTAATGGCTAAACAAGATGAATTTGGCAAAAAGATATTGTGTACGATCGAGCGTAAAGAGCATGAGAGGGAGGTCAGCAACGAAGAATGGCGAAAACAAGAGGTCGCTCGATTGGATCACGAATGCGAAGCTTGGGCTAGCCATGTAGCACGTATAGAGACTCGCGACGAGTGTTTACTCAATGCTTTACAAAACCTACTTAGGGTTAGATCGATTGGATCTAGTTACAGAAGCATGGTTCCTACGGAGAATTCTAAAGAAATTAATGGGTGTCTTGGTaattatgaaaaacacaaagattGGATCGAAACTGAGATCTGTAGCTTGATTCGTATACGAACAGAGAAAGAATGCAGATTTCAAGATGTTAACCAAGAACATGGGGAGGGCCTTTGGCAGGAGGTAGCTTTCGAATTGTCTCTTTTGGGATACAGTAGAAGTGATAGCGAATGTAAGGAGATATGGGAAAAGATTTGTGTGGATTTTAACAAGACGAAGATGGTATGCGAGAGCATGAAGAAAGAGGATTCTTCAAGAACGAGCAACTCCATGGACGACAAGGAAGATCGTAATAGTTGTTTCAGCGCCACCGCAATGAACATTGACGGCGAGCGTTCGTGGGAAACTATGTAA